From the Periophthalmus magnuspinnatus isolate fPerMag1 chromosome 1, fPerMag1.2.pri, whole genome shotgun sequence genome, one window contains:
- the LOC129456371 gene encoding uncharacterized protein LOC129456371 has product MQLKDCLLLLLLLTDTSLVLLSDICSGHMDLSQMPMGHLTFNPKQGTDQTKRTLVVCTRTLEIPARHTVLLKLVWLERGSNMSLLCVWGTKEWTLAVGDTALLSGCDQDKANLTWTGAGHSSNAFQVFYNVQEDEKSSTETNTNPDSHPNIFTSSPDTTTDHSPFSESADLSGNSIRNSGLIQPTTTSPSVSGSTGREASIFPGEEWNNGPSGYIWSDTAH; this is encoded by the exons ATGCAGCTCAAAGACTGTCTACTGctgcttctcctcctcacaG ATACATCACTGGTCCTACTCTCTGACATATGCAGTGGACACATGGACTTGTCCCAGATGCCTATGGGACATTTGACTTTCAATCCAAAGCAGGGGACAGACCAAACCAAGAGGACACTTGTGGTTTGCACTCGGACTTTGGAGATCCCAGCACGTCATACTGTACTGCTAAAGTTAGTGTGGCTGGAGAGGGGGTCAAACATGTCCCTGTTGTGCGTTTGGGGCACAAAGGAGTGGACACTGGCTGTGGGGGACACTGCCCTGCTTTCTGGATGTGACCAAGACAAAGCCAATCTCACTTGGACCGGAGCAGGGCATTCCTCAAATGCTTTCCAGGTCTTCTACAATG TTCAGGAGGATGAGAAAAGCTCCACAGAGACCAACACCAACCCAGACTCACACCCCAACATCTTCACCTCTTCTCCAGACACCACCACTGATCATAGTCCCTTTTCTGAGAGTGCGGATCTTTCAGGGAATTCAATCCGCAACTCTGGGCTGATACAgcccaccaccacctccccctccGTCTCTGGAAGCACTGGCAGGGAAGCTTCTATATTTCCTGGGGAAGAATGGAACAATGGACCATCTGGATACATCTGGAGCGACACGGCACACTGA